The Xiphophorus maculatus strain JP 163 A chromosome 21, X_maculatus-5.0-male, whole genome shotgun sequence genome window below encodes:
- the emilin2 gene encoding EMILIN-2, whose translation MKREVHLLNFLITFPLISGTPFHYNMFQGNAYSSPETRQRNKNWCAYVVHKNVSCAVVGGTESFAQPEFLPCPPEQPNCVQQVIYQTHFRPTYKIGYKIVTELQWKCCPGYQGYDCKEVKDMKLLQADRLPHTSSNSGYFPHPQAPNQRTEQQRNHPSTWEGQIRGQTVATAPQSQGRPQNAQHLEEEVQQLSQMVLDMQARMTDMASNLRLDFQEDASKMLATLLSNLKQPASAQRGETESFQVQDFSFGQETTSMDEVMNKINQIADNLESKSNILNDLVGRVDLHDGQIRLLLETGQNPLSTAQPAPAGTDADLRAYLDGKISALREELMEGMDVKMADLKNSCDYKILSVQEQCEGQESSYLSLTELMESKEEDLRKEIQDLKTKVSDLQKAQPGDSYSVLLRLQNLENHLNSTQRSLVAQCVSVGENLRNEQEEVVKDLKKTLDNKLASIQDQIMNQLAGTNTSFTFRSPDALLKDINSLKDSVNNLELKVNNLDRPCSGEGKANLTALENLQKDFQSYKSAVDDMKTHLNVQMRDFEFMKDQLVSINNSIDNSDLSDRLDRVEDSGLGEVKQQNLSSSWSLAKDGAMQEADDLLELHRVQHQELRQRLDELGREVKADNDRCRETTRDMGEELASMGSRIVNVEALCNKLDPISISLLRIKEGLHRHITGLWSCVDQLNGTVRTHSQDIEGLRGKCQTLQNQILNIVKDIPTITYGSPGKEGASVGPVDGGSPQVSAESFRVSAVSPEPSLQHLPVMETGEAGPPGEMTKVTDLNMMSVQGFAGAPATSKDTLKSRIPLMSDVTMPPRSPKQKTNTASGEKVSFSAGLTFSPFHEEAGIIRFNSVLVNDGGHYDPQTGIFTAPTDGRYLVTAVLVPQRGEKVGAVLSVSNRIIQTLDSAGFSSEVTAALSPEQCSCSGSTSLSLVVSMKQGDRMGLMLTAGKLAISAPPEMLSSFSAVLLYGSPIKR comes from the exons ATGAAGCGGGAAGTGCATCTCTTAAACTTTCTAATAACTTTCCCTCTCATCAGTGGAACACCGTTTCATTACAACATGTTTCAGGGAAACGCGTATTCTTCCCCCGAAACGCGACAGAGAAACAA AAACTGGTGCGCCTACGTTGTGCACAAGAATGTGAGCTGCGCTGTGGTTGGAGGCACGGAGAGCTTTGCGCAACCGGAGTTTTTACCTTGTCCACCGGAGCAGCCAAACTGTGTGCAACAAGTGAT atatcaaacacattttaggCCCACATACAAGATCGGCTACAAGATTGTGACAGAACTGCAGTGGAAGTGTTGCCCGGGGTATCAGGGTTACGACTGCAAGGAGGTGAAAGACATGAAACTTCTCCAAGCAGACCGTTTGCCCCATACCTCTTCAAACTCTGGCTATTTTCCACATCCACAAG CTCCTAATCAGAGGACAGAGCAACAGAGAAACCATCCATCAACATGGGAGGGGCAGATCAGAGGTCAAACAGTTGCCACGGCACCACAGAGTCAAGGAAGACCTCAGAATGCGCAAcacctggaggaggaggtgcAGCAGTTGTCCCAGATGGTCCTGGACATGCAGGCCAGAATGACAGACATGGCCTCCAACCTGAGGCTGGATTTCCAGGAGGATGCAAGTAAGATGTTGGCTACCCTGCTGAGCAACCTGAAACAGCCTGCCAGTGCTCAGAGGGGGGAGACAGAGAGCTTCCAGgtgcaggatttctcttttggtCAAGAGACCACGTCAATGGATGAGGTCATGAACAAGATTAACCAAATCGCAGATAATCTGGAGTCAAAGAGCAATATCTTGAATGACTTAGTGGGTCGAGTTGACCTTCACGACGGACAAATTCGTCTGTTACTTGAGACTGGTCAGAATCCTCTATCCACAGCCCAACCTGCCCCTGCGGGCACTGATGCTGACCTGCGAGCCTACCTGGACGGCAAGATCAGCGCTCTGCGAGAAGAGTTGATGGAGGGCATGGACGTCAAAATGGCCGACTTGAAGAACTCTTGTGATTATAAAATCCTCTCAGTTCAGGAACAGTGTGAAGGACAGGAGTCCAGCTACCTCAGCCTGACCGAGCTCATGGAGTCAAAGGAAGAAGACCTCCGTAAAGAGATCCAGGatcttaaaacaaaagtatCTGATCTACAGAAGGCACAACCAGGGGATTCTTACTCTGTTCTGCTTCGCCTGCAAAACCTTGAAAACCATCTGAACTCAACTCAAAGGAGTTTGGTGGCGCAGTGTGTCTCTGTAGGGGAAAACCTTCGGAACGAGCAGGAAGAGGTCGTCAAAGACTTGAAGAAGACGTTGGACAACAAGCTGGCATCCATTCAGGACCAAATCATGAACCAACTGGCAGGAACAAACACAAGCTTCACATTTAGGAGTCCAGATGCTCTGCTGAAAGACATTAACTCTCTAAAGGATTCAGTTAATAATCTGGAGCTTAAAGTCAACAATCTGGACCGTCCATGCTCAGGAGAGGGCAAAGCTAATTTAACTGCCTTAGAAAACCTTCAAAAAGACTTTCAGAGCTATAAATCTGCTGTAGATGACATGAAGACACATCTGAATGTACAAATGAGGGACTTTGAATTCATGAAGGATCAGCTCGTCAGCATCAACAACAGCATTGACAACAGTGACTTAAGTGACCGTCTGGACAGAGTAGAAGACTCAGGATTAGGTGAAGTGAAGCAGCAGAATCTGAGCTCCTCCTGGAGTCTAGCAAAAGACGGGGCCATGCAGGAGGCTGATGATCTTTTGGAGCTTCACAGGGTGCAACACCAGGAGCTGAGACAGCGTTTGGATGAGCTGGGCAGGGAGGTGAAAGCTGACAATGACAGATGCAGAGAAACGACTCGCGACATGGGGGAGGAACTCGCCAGCATGGGCAGCCGGATTGTTAATGTTGAGGCTCTGTGCAACAAGCTAGACCCCATCTCCATCAGCCTTCTGAGGATCAAAGAAGGCCTGCACAGGCACATCACTGGGCTGTGGAGCTGCGTGGACCAGCTGAACGGCACGGTCCGAACTCATTCTCAGGATATCGAAGGACTGAGGGGAAAGTGCCAGACGCTTCAAAATCAAATCCTGAACATAGTTAAAGACATTCCCACCATAACGTATGGCTCTCCTGGGAAGGAAG GTGCCAGTGTTGGACCGGTGGATGGAGGATCTCCCCAGGTTTCAGCTGAGAGTTTTAGAGTGTCAGCTGTCTCTCCAGAGCCTTCCCTTCAGCATCTACCTGTGATGGAGACAGGAGAGGCAGGCCCACCAGGAGAAATGACCAAAGTGACGGACCTCAACATGATGTCTGTTCAGGGGTTTGCTGGAGCTCCAG ctaCCTCAAAAGACACCTTAAAATCCAGAATACCTCTAATGTCAG ATGTGACTATGCCTCCAAGATCTCCAAAGCAGAAAACTAACACAGCTTCAG GTGAGAAGGTGTCCTTCTCGGCTGGTTTGACTTTCTCACCATTCCATGAAGAAGCTGGAATAATCCGATTCAACAGCGTGCTGGTCAACGATGGAGGACATTATGACCCTCAGACAG GCATCTTCACCGCTCCCACAGATGGTCGCTACCTGGTGACGGCCGTGCTTGTCCCCCAGAGAGGCGAGAAGGTCGGAGCCGTGCTGTCAGTGTCCAACAGAATTATCCAGACGCTGGATTCGGCAGGCTTCTCCTCTGAGGTCACTGCGGCGCTCTCACCAGAGCAATGCAGCTGCAGCGGCTCGACCTCACTGAGTTTGGTTGTTTCGATGAAGCAAGGAGACCGAATGGGACTCATGTTGACCGCTGGGAAACTCGCCATCTCTGCCCCCCCGGAGATGCTGTCATCTTTTAGTGCTGTGCTTCTGTACGGCAGCCCGATAAAACGGTAG